Genomic DNA from Alicyclobacillus fastidiosus:
GGATACGAGCGCTGACCCCTTTTCTCGCCATGACCTCTTATAGCTTTTGCCCCATACCTTCCAAGACGCCTAACAGCAAAGCAAACGTGCGGTTGACATCCGAGTTGCGCAGGGTCTTGGCGAGTTGAAGCACACCGACGCGTTTCCCTGATTCTACGTTGTCCTGCCCGCGCCGCAGTCCGACGACCAGCGCGTCGACGAGCGTACTCAACTGTTCCGGATCGATCTTGCTCACCATGGAACATGCAGTCATGGCGTTTTTGATGGTATTCAGCACAGACGGCTTCAAGATCTGCTCCAAGGCGATGGACGCCACTTTCTCCTTCGAGTTCAACAGTGCGTGCATCATCTCTAGCACACCGCTGTCGTACAGGTCTTGCACGACAGCCAATAGGCTCTTGATAGCGTCTCCGTGCTCCGCGAACGCCTTTTGCACCTCACGTGAAGCATCCGCTAACTGCTCCTCTGTCGTCGGCTCCAGCCGATTAACGTTGGTTGTGGGTTTCGCCACGGTTTGTCACCTCCAACGTCTTGTCTTGAACTGAGACGTAGCCGGGTCGACTCCACTTTCTCCAGACCTCTACGCCAAGTTGTGGATTACGCTTGCCAAAACGCGGATTATGTTTAGGCAAAGGCCGCCGCCCCTTTACGCGCAGCACTTCCATGCGCACGAATGTCTCCTTGTACGCAGGCGTGTTGGTTCGTGTATCGGTCGTCGGACCGGTTAACAAGTTGACCGCGGACGCTTCGCTCGTCGTGTTCATAGGGAGGTACAATTCGTTGCCGTGAACTCGATCGGTAACCACGGCATGCACCTTCACCTTGCCATATGGAGATTCCAACAAGACGAACGATCCGTCGCGAATTCCCCGCTCCTGCGCCAGTTCCACAGAGACCTCGACGAACGTGTCCGGAACCTTTTCGCGAAGTCCAGACGACTTGTCCGTCATGTTCCCTTCGTGGAAGTGTTCCAGCAACCGCCCGTTGTTCAGGTGCAAATCAAATTCCCCTGCCGGTTTGGCCGGAGCGATCCAATTTGCTCGGACGAGCCGCGCTTTCCCATCGGCGTGTGCGAACCCATCCATATACAAGCGCGGCGTATCCGTTCCGTCGCTGGCGACTGGCCACAGCAAACTCCGATAGCCTTCGAGCCGTTCATAACTCACACCGGCAAAAATCGGCGCAAGCGCAGCCACCTCCGCCATCACTTCGCTCGGATCTCGATAGGTCCAGCCAGCGCCCAAACGATTTGCGATCGCGGTGATGATCTCCCAGTCGGGCTTTGACTCTCCCAGCGGCTCGAGCACCTGATAGAGCCGCTGAATTCGCCGTTCTGTGTTCGTGAACGTGCCTTCCTTCTCCAAGCTTGGGCTGGCCGGTAAGACGACGTCCGCAAACTGCGCCGTCTTCGTCAGAAACACATCTTGGACGACAAAGAAATCAAGTTGACTCAGGGCCTCATGGACGTGATTCGAGTTGGTATCGACCCACGCCATATCCTCTCCCATCAGGTACATACCGTGGAGGTCGCCTTCGAGAATGGCATTGAGCATCATTTGGTTATCCATGCCTGGCGCCGCAGGCATATCCACACCCCAGGCCCGTGCAAAGTTCCTACGAGCCGCCTCGTCGCTGACCAACTGGTACCCCGGCAGCCAGTTCGGAAGTGTGCCAAAGTCACATGCGCCTTGTACGTTATTGTGTCCCCGAAGTGGGAATGCCCCTGCACCAGGACGCGCGAAGTTGCCTGTCACGAGCAGCAAGTCGCTGATCGCACCACTTGTCTCACTGCCCCCGCGTTGCTGTGTAACACCCATCGCCCAGAGGACTGCGACACCATCGGCTTCATGGATCATCGAGGCCATCTCCATCAACTGCGTTTTCGAGATGCCTGTTTCCTGTTCGGCATATTCCAACGTGTATGGGCGAAGCGATTCGACATATTCGGAGAACCCAACCACCTTATCGTTGAGGAACTGCACGTCGTGCCACTGCTTGTCGATGATGTACTTGGTCACCGCCGACAGCCAAACGTGATCTGAGCCAGGTTTCGGCCGCACAAATAAATCCGCCCGCTCCGCCATTTCGTGCTTGCGGAGGTCGACGACCATCAGCTTTTGACCGTTCAATTTGTGTGCGCGTTTGACACGTGTTGCCAAAACCGGATGCGCCTCCGCGGGATTGGCGCCGACGATGATGACCAGCCCCGCCTTCGCGATATCCTGGATGGTTCCGGCGTCGCCGCCGATCCCCACCGTCCGCATCAACCCATCCGTCGCCGGGGACTGACAATAACGCGAACAGTTGTCAATATTGTTCGTCCCAATGACGCCACGCGCCAGTTTCTGCATGAGGTAGTTCTCCTCGTTCGTCACTTTGGACGAAGAGATAAAACCTAGTGCATCTGGTCCGAACTTCGCTTTCAACTCGCCGAATTTCTCTGCGATCAAGCTCAACGCCTCATCCCAGCTCGCCTCATAAAACGTATCTCCACGCCGAATCAACGGCTTTGTCAAGCGCTCTTCACTGTTGACGAAGTCCCAGCCAAACTTGCCCTTGACGCACGTCGAAATACCATTCACAGGCGCGTCCTCGGTCGGCTCGATCTTTAAGATTTCCCGCCCCTTCGTCCACACGTCGAACGTACAACCGACGCCACAGAACGTGCATACGGTCTTGGTCTTGCGAATTCTTTGCTCGCGCATAGCCGACTCGACTTCGGAGATGGCGAAGATTCCGCCGTACCCAGGCTCCACGTCTTTGATCAGCTCGATCATCGGCTGCAGCACACCCGACGGCATTCCCGACAGATATCCCGCATTGCCAAGCATCGACTTCTCCATCAACGCGTTGGTCGGACACACAGACACACAGTGTCCGCATGACACGCAAGACGACTCATTGATAGCGACGTCGTCGTCCCAAATGACTCTCGGCATGTCGCGCTCCCAATCAATGGACAGCGTCTCGTTGACCTGTAGGTCCTGACATGCCTCGACACAGCGTCCGCAGAGGATGCACTGGTCGGGATCGTATCGATAAAACGGATTGGACATGTCTTTTTCATAGCCTTTGGGCCGGTATGGATAGCTCTGATGTTCAATGTTCATCAGCTCCGCCGTGTTGTGCAGCACGCAGTTGCCGTTGTTGTTGTCGCAGACAGTGCAGTAGAGCATGTGGTTCTCCAGAATTCGGTCCATGCCCTCCGTCCGCGCGGCACTCGCGAGCTGAGTATTGGTCTCCACCTTCATGCCAGGTGTCACCATCGTGGAGCACGCTCTCACGATTTCCCCATTCACTTCGACCATACAAGTGTCGCACGTTTGAATCGGCCCCAAATTCGAATGGTAGCAAACGTGCGGATGGTCGATCCCATGGTTGATCATGGTCTCCAAAATCGACTGACCCTCGTACCCGTCATACTCGACTCCGTCGATGTCGACAGAGAAGCGGGTGCTTAGCGCGCCAGAATCACTCATCTAGAACCCCCCTAGAAAATAAAAAACTCCACCAAAACCAGGGTCCCTGTGCGATAGGAAAGCTGGTTTTAGTGGAGTAGTTTCAAGCACATCCTGTACTCGTGTACCAATCCACAACGATTTTGTTGTTACCTCAAGTCTATCAAATTGCGTTTTGGTCGTCGAGTCCCAGTGGGCGATCAAATACGTAAACCGTCATGGCAGTGTCGAGGTCGACGTCGAAATCACAAAACAGCGTAATCAGCTTTGCACCGACAATCTTTTCGACATCCGCCCGCAAAGCCGCGTCTTGATAGATCTGTTTGATGAAGGTCGTGCGAAGTTCGCGGACCAACCGTCGCCCATCCTCCGACCCGACAGCAAATTTCTCGACACTGGTGAGGTTGCCCTTTAATTCACAAACGGCCCAAGGGCCGACAAATCGCGTCGTGATTTGTTCCGGGCCCTTGCCGACATGCTTCTTTCGAATCTCTCTGACGAGATTGCTAAACGCGTGTGCAACTTTAGTTGTGCTCATGGTACCTCCGATACATGTGCGGTCCTTTGCCGTACGGCCGTCACGACATCCCGTAGGAAGTGGAATGCAACGCAACACCTGGGTTCTTGTCGAGGACCAAACGAATCGAAAATTCATTCGGGAAGAGCATGACCAGCCTATCGTCTTTGTCTTTGACGACAATGATCGAATGGCGGTCGTAGTTGAGCTTCTCGATGTCCTCAGACGTCTCAATCCAGCGCGCGAACGAGTACGGCAAGTTGTGCAGTTCCACATCTGTTCCGTATTCCGCCTTCATCCGGTATTGAAAGACTTCAAACTGCAGTTGGCCCACTGCACCAAGCACCATGTCCTCGGTCCGGTTGGCCTGCCGAAACACCTGGATGGCACCTTCCTCGGACAATTGCTCGATCCCCTTGTGAAACTGCTTGTACTTCAGCGTGTTCTTGACATACACGCGGGCGAAATGCTCAGGGGAGAACTGTGGCAACTTCTCGAAGTGGAAACGTCCGCTCTCCGTCAGCGTGTCGCCGATGCGAAATAGACCAGGATCGAAAATGCCGATGATATCCCCCGGGTACGCTTCGTCGATGATCTCTCGGCCCTGCCCAAAAAACTGCTGTGGCTGGGCGAGATTCGTCTTTTTGCCGGAGCGAACGTGGAGCACGTTCATGCCTCGCTCGAACTTACCGGAACAGATGCGAACGAAGGCGACCCTGTCGCGATGCGCTGGGTTCATGTTCGCCTGGATCTTGAACACGAATCCGGAAAACGACGAATTGGTCGGCTCGATAACCCCAGCGTCCGTCTGGCGGGGACCAGGGGCAGGGGCGAGATCGATAAACTGATTGAGAAACGTCTCCACCCCGAAATTCGCGATGGCGCTGCCGAAAAAGACGGGCGTGAGCTGACCGCGTCCCACGAGTTCTGCGTCGAACGGATCTCCTGCGATGTCCAAGAGCATCACTTCGTCTTTCAGCTGGTCGTGCAGTTCCGGTCCAAGCTCCTCACGCAGGCTAGGATGGTCGATGTCATCCACCTGGATGTCTTGGGTCTCCTCGCCACGTTCTGTAAAGCGCTCAAATCGACAGTCCGTCCGATTGTAGATCCCGCGGAATTCCTGCCCCATGCCGATCGGCCAGTTCATCGGGCACGAGCGGATGCCAAGCACTTCCTCTAACTCCTCGAGCAGCGCAAGCGGGTCTTTCCCTTGGCGGTCGAGCTTGTTGATGAATGTAAAAATCGGAATGCCGCGCATCCGACAGACTTCGAACAATTTGATGGTTTGCGGCTCGACGCCTTTTGCAGCGTCGATCAACATCACGGCGCTGTCAGCCGCGGTGAGGGTGCGATACGTGTCCTCACTGAAGTCTTCGTGGCCTGGCGTATCGAGGATGTTGATGCGGCGATTGCGATAGGAAAACTGCAACACCGTCGACGTTACGGAAATCCCTCTTTGCTTCTCGATTTCCATCCAGTCGGATGTCGCATGGCGTCTCGCCTTCTTGCCCTTGACGGCACCTGCCTCGCGAATGGCGCCGCCGAACAGCAACAACTTTTCGGTCAACGTCGTCTTCCCGGCGTCCGGGTGCGAAATAATGGCGAATGTCCGCCGTTCTATCTGCGTTCCTTGCTGTTTCGTGGATTCTATCGGCACTTATGCCACTCCTGTATCATTAATATCCGTCATCATGAGTGTACCACGTGTGCCACCCTGGCGCCGACGGATATGGAGCAGAAACCGTGACGATAGTCGCACGTTCCTCACAAGTTGCGCACAATCGCCGCGCGGCTCTTATTCATAACGCCGCCGTTGCTTAGATGTAGGGATGTTCAATTCTTCTCGATACTTCGCGACCGTCCGCCGCGCCAACGGTATGCCTTGCTCGCGCAGTCGCTTCGCCAACTCCTCGTCAGAGAGCGGGCGGGTTGCATCCTCCTCTGCGATCAAGTTGCGAATCCACTGCTTGGCAGCCTGGGTGGAAATGGCTCCGCCTTCGGCTTTCAACTCCGCCGTAAAGAAATATTTAAACTCGAGCACGCCTTGCGGGGTGTCCATATATTTCCCGCGAACCGCGCGGCTGATGGTCGACTCGTGCAGCTCGAGCTGTTCGGCGATTTGGCGCAGGGTCATCGGCTCGAGTGCGCGTGGCCCTGCTTCGAAGAACGCCTGTTGTCGACTGACAATGGCACCGGCCACGCGGAGGACTGTGGCTTGACGCTTCTCCAAGCAGTGATTCAGCCAGCTCGCAGACTGCAAGTGCTGCCGCAAGAACTGCTTCGTGGCAAGATCTGGGGCGCTGTCAAACATCCGCACGTACGACCGATTGACGTGCACGCGGGACAGCGACCAGTCGCTATCGATCGCTCGAAACACCCCATCTATCTTTTTGACCACGACGTCCGGAATGATATGCTGTGGGACCATGTCGCCCAACACGAGCCCCGGGCGCGGATTCAGATCCTTGATGAAGGCGACGGAGGTCCGCACGTCCTCCACGTCCACATGTAACGCTGTGGCGATCTTGGAAAACTTGTGGGCCGCGACGTCCTCGAGGTGATGGCGGACCACGGCCTCTGCGAGTGCGCGCTGCTCCGACGGCACTTGTCTCAATTGTAAGAGCAGGCATTCGTGAAGGTTTCGAGCGCCAATACCCGCCGGCTCGACGTCCTGCAACAGGGCAACCGCAGCTTGGACAGTTGCCCTATCCGCCCCAGACAGCGCGACTAACTCTTCATCCGACTCGCGCAGATACCCACTGTCGTCGAGCAGTCCTGTCAGAAATAGCGCAACTCGTGTCACCTTTGGGTCGTTGGAGAGCAGCCGGACCTGCAACGCGATAGCATCCGTCATCGTCTCACGAACCGGGACGCGCTGTTCAATAGCCCTTGCTGCATCGCCGCCTCCCGCGGAGCTGTGCGAAGCGGAATGGGGCTTTTGAGATGTGGATGAGGGGGTTCGTGGGGAGACCTCGACGAATGGATTCGCCAGCGCAAACTCTTCAACCCATTCGGATAACTCTTCCCCCGTAAACCTAAGCACGTCGATCGCCTGCTTCATTTGTGTCGTGATGGCCAGTTTTTGCTTTTGTTCCTGATGAAGGTCAAACCCCATGTACACCTTGTCGTTCACCTCCAAAGTTCAAGTGACATCTCACTTGACGGCCACGCATGGACGACAGTTACTATCTAGATCATCTCTCAAT
This window encodes:
- a CDS encoding DUF1641 domain-containing protein, whose protein sequence is MAKPTTNVNRLEPTTEEQLADASREVQKAFAEHGDAIKSLLAVVQDLYDSGVLEMMHALLNSKEKVASIALEQILKPSVLNTIKNAMTACSMVSKIDPEQLSTLVDALVVGLRRGQDNVESGKRVGVLQLAKTLRNSDVNRTFALLLGVLEGMGQKL
- the fdhF gene encoding formate dehydrogenase subunit alpha; protein product: MSDSGALSTRFSVDIDGVEYDGYEGQSILETMINHGIDHPHVCYHSNLGPIQTCDTCMVEVNGEIVRACSTMVTPGMKVETNTQLASAARTEGMDRILENHMLYCTVCDNNNGNCVLHNTAELMNIEHQSYPYRPKGYEKDMSNPFYRYDPDQCILCGRCVEACQDLQVNETLSIDWERDMPRVIWDDDVAINESSCVSCGHCVSVCPTNALMEKSMLGNAGYLSGMPSGVLQPMIELIKDVEPGYGGIFAISEVESAMREQRIRKTKTVCTFCGVGCTFDVWTKGREILKIEPTEDAPVNGISTCVKGKFGWDFVNSEERLTKPLIRRGDTFYEASWDEALSLIAEKFGELKAKFGPDALGFISSSKVTNEENYLMQKLARGVIGTNNIDNCSRYCQSPATDGLMRTVGIGGDAGTIQDIAKAGLVIIVGANPAEAHPVLATRVKRAHKLNGQKLMVVDLRKHEMAERADLFVRPKPGSDHVWLSAVTKYIIDKQWHDVQFLNDKVVGFSEYVESLRPYTLEYAEQETGISKTQLMEMASMIHEADGVAVLWAMGVTQQRGGSETSGAISDLLLVTGNFARPGAGAFPLRGHNNVQGACDFGTLPNWLPGYQLVSDEAARRNFARAWGVDMPAAPGMDNQMMLNAILEGDLHGMYLMGEDMAWVDTNSNHVHEALSQLDFFVVQDVFLTKTAQFADVVLPASPSLEKEGTFTNTERRIQRLYQVLEPLGESKPDWEIITAIANRLGAGWTYRDPSEVMAEVAALAPIFAGVSYERLEGYRSLLWPVASDGTDTPRLYMDGFAHADGKARLVRANWIAPAKPAGEFDLHLNNGRLLEHFHEGNMTDKSSGLREKVPDTFVEVSVELAQERGIRDGSFVLLESPYGKVKVHAVVTDRVHGNELYLPMNTTSEASAVNLLTGPTTDTRTNTPAYKETFVRMEVLRVKGRRPLPKHNPRFGKRNPQLGVEVWRKWSRPGYVSVQDKTLEVTNRGETHNQR
- a CDS encoding DUF2294 domain-containing protein; this translates as MSTTKVAHAFSNLVREIRKKHVGKGPEQITTRFVGPWAVCELKGNLTSVEKFAVGSEDGRRLVRELRTTFIKQIYQDAALRADVEKIVGAKLITLFCDFDVDLDTAMTVYVFDRPLGLDDQNAI
- a CDS encoding peptide chain release factor 3; the encoded protein is MPIESTKQQGTQIERRTFAIISHPDAGKTTLTEKLLLFGGAIREAGAVKGKKARRHATSDWMEIEKQRGISVTSTVLQFSYRNRRINILDTPGHEDFSEDTYRTLTAADSAVMLIDAAKGVEPQTIKLFEVCRMRGIPIFTFINKLDRQGKDPLALLEELEEVLGIRSCPMNWPIGMGQEFRGIYNRTDCRFERFTERGEETQDIQVDDIDHPSLREELGPELHDQLKDEVMLLDIAGDPFDAELVGRGQLTPVFFGSAIANFGVETFLNQFIDLAPAPGPRQTDAGVIEPTNSSFSGFVFKIQANMNPAHRDRVAFVRICSGKFERGMNVLHVRSGKKTNLAQPQQFFGQGREIIDEAYPGDIIGIFDPGLFRIGDTLTESGRFHFEKLPQFSPEHFARVYVKNTLKYKQFHKGIEQLSEEGAIQVFRQANRTEDMVLGAVGQLQFEVFQYRMKAEYGTDVELHNLPYSFARWIETSEDIEKLNYDRHSIIVVKDKDDRLVMLFPNEFSIRLVLDKNPGVALHSTSYGMS
- the rpoN gene encoding RNA polymerase factor sigma-54 → MGFDLHQEQKQKLAITTQMKQAIDVLRFTGEELSEWVEEFALANPFVEVSPRTPSSTSQKPHSASHSSAGGGDAARAIEQRVPVRETMTDAIALQVRLLSNDPKVTRVALFLTGLLDDSGYLRESDEELVALSGADRATVQAAVALLQDVEPAGIGARNLHECLLLQLRQVPSEQRALAEAVVRHHLEDVAAHKFSKIATALHVDVEDVRTSVAFIKDLNPRPGLVLGDMVPQHIIPDVVVKKIDGVFRAIDSDWSLSRVHVNRSYVRMFDSAPDLATKQFLRQHLQSASWLNHCLEKRQATVLRVAGAIVSRQQAFFEAGPRALEPMTLRQIAEQLELHESTISRAVRGKYMDTPQGVLEFKYFFTAELKAEGGAISTQAAKQWIRNLIAEEDATRPLSDEELAKRLREQGIPLARRTVAKYREELNIPTSKQRRRYE